In Miscanthus floridulus cultivar M001 chromosome 8, ASM1932011v1, whole genome shotgun sequence, the sequence GTCGCTTTGGCCGGAGACATCATATACGACGGCCTGGGCCTGGAGCCACCCGTGCTGGACGCGCTGGCCAAGGACACCGACGTCATCGTCAACATCGCAGCAACCACCAACTTCTACGAAAGGTGGTGAAGTATATTTGAATAATGCATGAGAAAATTGTTCTCTCTTTTTTGAACGATATTTGAATGTATTTATgaatattttgatttttttttttgcgaatggtATATTTTGAACTTTGATGCATATGGATGCAGATATGATGTTTCGCTGGATGTAAACGTTATGGGAGTGAAGCACCTGTGCACGTTCGCCAAGCAGTGCGCCAGGCTCAAGCTGCTCATGCACGTCTCCACTGCGTTCGTCTCGGGCTTCAGGGAGGGCCTGATCCTGGAGAAGCCCATCAAGCCCGGCGATTCGCTGCGCGAGGGCACGTACCTGGACGTGGACACGGAGCTGCGCCTGGTCAAGGAGGTGAAGAAGTCGCTGGCGATGGCGGACGCCaccagcgacggcgacggcggcgacgcgCACACCGACAAGATGACGGAGCGGAAGGCGATGAAGGAGCTGGGCCTGCAGCGGGCGCGGCACTTCGGGTGGTCCAACACGTACGTGTTCACCAAGGCCATGGGGGAGGTGGTCCTGGGCCAGCAgctccgccgcggcggcggcagcggcgacaGCGACATCCCCGTGGTGGTGATGCGGCCCAGCATCATCACCAGCGTCCGGGACGACCCGGTGCCCGGGTGGATGCAGGGCACGCGCACCATCGACAGCATCATCATCGGCTACGCCAAGCAGAACCTGTCGTGCTTCCTCGCCGACCTCGGCCTCGTCATGGACGTCATCCCGGGGGACATGGTGGTCAACGCCATGATGGCCGCCGTGGTGGCGCACTCCGGGGAGAAGGCCGCGCCGCAGTTGGTGTACCATGTCACCTCGTCGCTGCGCAACCCGGCCACCTACGACGTGCTCTACCAGTCTGGACGACGACATTTCTACGATAACCCGCGCGTTGGGAAGGACGGCAGGGTCATCCCCACCAGGGAGATGTACTTCTTCAACACCATCGCTAGGTTCCACCTCTACATGATCCTCACCTACAAGATACCACTAGAGGTACGATACGGTTAGATCGACATGTGTGCCTTGATTTTGCTATCAACTGATATATGATGGtgtttcctaaaaaaaaaacTGATATATGATGGTAATACAGATTCTGCACTTGGTGAATCTGCTGCTCTGTGGGCTCTTCTCACGGCTCTACAACGACCTCAACCGCAAGTACAagtttgtgatgcatctcgttgaCGTCTACGGCCCCTTCGCCTTCTTCAAAGGATGGTAAACATACATAATGTTCACATAAAAACTATATATTACCACTCCCTCATTTCATATATAAAAATTGATTCAGCAAATTAAGCTAAGGACCGCGCATCTATATTCTTGAATTAATTAAAAAGAGCTACATTTCTTTTCTTGCGTGATGGTGATGAAGCTTCGATGACATGAACCTGGAGCGGCTGAGGCTGACGATGACGATGAAGACCCCTGAGGATCAAATGTTCAATTTCGACCCTAAGACAGTCGACTGGGACGATTACTTCACCAGAATCCACATCCCTGGTATTCTCAAGTATTTGTGCAAGTGAAGCCTTCTTTCAGTTTGctgcttcttcaccttcttcctatAGAAAATTAATGGCTCCTCTATTTTATGAAAGAAATACCACTGTGTGTTGTACCTGTTCTGTGTGTGGACCGGGTGttatcaaggaacaaaatagTCGGCTAGGTTGATATAGTTGTATTGGAGAGAGAGGCCCCATATCTTAAATAGTGATCATCAGACGTGTGTATGTGTTTGGTGGCAGCCAATAAATCTCTTGATTGCAAACTTGTAATCTGTGTCATCTGTACGTGTCAGTGACAATGAAAAGGATATGTAATATCTATAATATGTAATGGCAGTGACATTGCGAAAGGAAAACTAATCAGATAGTAGGGTTTTCTGATCTGATTGGAAATATAAATCTCTTCCTTGTTCTTTTCCGAATGAAGACCATTCTTGCAGCTATTTTTCACCAAGTTTCTTGTGGAGGTTCCCAATTCTGAAAGGAGATGCACACCATTTCCTTATTTGAACGTTGTTAACTAGGAACCTTCTAATTTTCTAGCTTGTTTCTTTGGCTAAATATTATATTTTCAGATGAGTGTGATCTTTCTCCCTTTTATAAGGCTTATTGCACCAAATTGATCATGGAGGCTCCTAAATTTTGAAGGTTACACACCATACTAACTTACTCTAAGGTTGGTATGCAGCCTCTTTGTAGCTTGTTTGTTTGGTTATGTATATTGAGATGAATGTGATGGAGATCATCTTTAATTCATTTTTTTCCATTTTAGAGGACTTTTTAAAGAGTTGTTCAACGAGGCTCCTAAATTGTGAAAGTTACACATCACCAGTATTATTGCTCTAAGGACATTA encodes:
- the LOC136473045 gene encoding fatty acyl-CoA reductase 1-like, whose translation is MMVDSMDAARIIDYFKGKCILVTGSTGFLGKILVEKILRVQPDVHKIYLIVRAIDEPSAKQRVQQEVIDTELFGLLKEKHGKGFQQFVDEKVVALAGDIIYDGLGLEPPVLDALAKDTDVIVNIAATTNFYERYDVSLDVNVMGVKHLCTFAKQCARLKLLMHVSTAFVSGFREGLILEKPIKPGDSLREGTYLDVDTELRLVKEVKKSLAMADATSDGDGGDAHTDKMTERKAMKELGLQRARHFGWSNTYVFTKAMGEVVLGQQLRRGGGSGDSDIPVVVMRPSIITSVRDDPVPGWMQGTRTIDSIIIGYAKQNLSCFLADLGLVMDVIPGDMVVNAMMAAVVAHSGEKAAPQLVYHVTSSLRNPATYDVLYQSGRRHFYDNPRVGKDGRVIPTREMYFFNTIARFHLYMILTYKIPLEILHLVNLLLCGLFSRLYNDLNRKYKFVMHLVDVYGPFAFFKGCFDDMNLERLRLTMTMKTPEDQMFNFDPKTVDWDDYFTRIHIPGILKYLCK